A single region of the Cucumis melo cultivar AY chromosome 3, USDA_Cmelo_AY_1.0, whole genome shotgun sequence genome encodes:
- the LOC103488007 gene encoding thioredoxin H1-like translates to MGEEGQVIACHKQSEWDALLAKAKESGKLVVVDFTASWCGPCRTIAPYFSELAKNHPGVMFLKVDVDELNAIASEWKINAMPTFVFVKGGETLHKIVGADRAALLKKIEELKTSTAAATSTA, encoded by the exons ATGGGTGAAGAAGGTCAAGTTATTGCATGCCATAAGCAATCTGAATGGGATGCTCTATTGGCCAAAGCCAAGGAATCTGGAAAATTg GTTGTGGTGGATTTTACTGCTTCCTGGTGCGGTCCATGCCGTACAATTGCTCCATATTTCTCCGAATTGGCTAAGAATCATCCCGGTGTCATGTTCTTGAAAGTGGACGTCGATGAATTGAAT GCTATCGCTAGCGAGTGGAAGATTAATGCAATGCCGACGTTTGTTTTTGTGAAAGGAGGGGAAACACTTCACAAGATTGTTGGTGCTGATAGAGCGGCACTGTTGAAGAAAATAGAAGAGCTTAAAACTTCAACAGCTGCTGCCACTTCTACTGCTTAG